One Primulina eburnea isolate SZY01 chromosome 4, ASM2296580v1, whole genome shotgun sequence genomic window, TTTCTGCACAGTAACTAATCAAATTATTGAATcttttcctctttttttttttgaaaaaatactttttttagacataaattttaaatatcatttaTCATCCTATGAAAGTGAAAAAGCATAAAACCTTATGTGGTTGATATGCAAGTGTTCGAAAATACCCCTAAACTTATAAATGAATAAAAAcaatcataaaaatatataaaaatgagcTCACGTGGGTAACTCCCGACTCATTTAACGATAATTAGAGTTGAAATCATGGGATGATTTGATCGAATTAATGGTTTTTCCATGTTATATTTTTGGTCTTGTAAGTTTtctggcaaaaacttgtgtgagaaagTTTCACAGGTCTTATTTTgtaagacagatctcttatttggaacatccatgaaaaaatattactttttattgtgaatatcgataggattgactcgtatcacagataaagattcgtgatacccgtctcacaagagacctactctactttttattgtgaatatcagtagggttaacccgtctcacagataaagattcgcgaaaccatctcacaagagacttactaaTTTTTTCACGTCATCATTTTCTTACATCTTGTCAGCTTTCTAAAAAAAATGCAAATTAGAGAGTTTTATgctcaaattttaaaaacacAAGGTTATAAATGACCCTTTATTTGACTATGGGGATTTTATGTTCATTTTGACTTTCCCAAGGTAACAAATGATATTTTCCATAGTTTAGCAGATACAATGCAGGGTATATGAGGGGATTTCATTCTGTACTTCGGTTATAATCTCAAAAATACGAACTCTATTATTTTTTTAGAATAAACTATAAAtcgaaaacaaaaaaatttgaatgttctgatatatttaaattaaatataatttttttttaaaaaaaaacaacttaGACTGTCAAAATATACAGAGATTTACATACTACACATAGTTAAAGATATGATTAAACTCCATGCATGTTTAGATGAAAGGtgaaaacttgtgtgagatggtctcacgggttgtaattgtgagacagatcttttatttgggtcacccatgaaaaaatattactttttatgctaagagtattactttttattgtgaatatgagtagcgttaactcgtctcacagacggtctcacatgagactcactctagaTGAAATAGAACTTACATAAGAGCTGGGGAATGATTAAATTTGGCAGTCCTTTTGACCAACATTGGAAATGGAGGAAACTGGAATCCCTTCGTTTGCTTGCTAGTAACAAGCACCACAACAGCCACAAGTGCCGAAGCAAACAACAAGAACCTCAACACAACCTCGACCAAAGAAAAGTACTTGGTAGCCACAGCATCTGCCGAGGTTTTCGCTTCCGACCGTGGTTCAGCCTTCTCGGGCTCTAGCGCCACCTTTTCCGCTGTCACAGTGCTGGCCATGGAAATATACGTGTTTGTTGTTCTTAATGATTTTTTCAGACAAACTTTAGTTTGGTAACATAAGTTTAAGAGTGAAAGATGTTATGTTTATAGGATAAGAATATGTGTGATATTATATAGAAAGAGGGGTTTGTTTTATTGGTTGGAGTTTCCTATATGGTAAGCTGATCCATAGGATCGAACACTTGTACCTCTATCAAATGTTATAGTCAGTAATAATAGGTTTattctaatattttaaattgtacgAAAACTCAAGTGTTATGTGGCGACCGCAATTATTGAACTTCAACATAATGCTTCAAATAAACATAATAAGGTCGATTAATTTGAAACCATTAATTTCATATAACTGTCtgtctaaattaaattaaaaaagatttcaaatttttcttcttttagtttattataaattatatagGATTTCATATACACAAATACCGGCATCATTTTGAAGTACAAAAATGTAACACAAGTGGATTCCATATTGATGAAATTGGAAATGGATTGCTTAAACGAGAGATAAATCCATGCTACGCCTTGAAGTAAtatcttttgtattttaatataACGTGTTCGATTGATCatttaaattcaaaataaaaatacgtgAGGTTCATAGACGATCAATTGAACAAGTAGTATTAAAACACAGAGGAGCGCTACACTAAGCATGATATTGACTCCAGGGGCGGAGGTAACTGTTCTTATACCCGGGCTTTATCCCAGGCggtccaaatttttttaaaaaattaatatgtaaatttttgtataattttggataaatttaatattagcccgggtagatcaatttaaaatattaaaagatgttagagtttaaaattctatCCCGAATAGCGCCAAGTTTCTGGCTCCGCCACTTCTTATTGACTCAGAACAAATATGTATGtcgaatatatttaatttaattttttttaatctaaaGTATTTTCtggtaaattaaataattgataaAGTGGGCTAATTGGAACCCAATTTGAAATCACAAAAGATTGACGAGTCCTATTTATGTTGTGTTTGAAGACGATAATGACTGATCAAATCAGATCATGAAGATTGCTATATTTATACTTGGTGATCTTTGCAGACAATACTTGCATATATGTAAGAGAACACCCGTGTTTCGCGGGCTGCTGGACTCGGGGTATGACAATAACTGCAATTTTATAAAATCTTATTGtgctaaatatttaaaaatcaaggAAAATGATTTTCTTTTGTTCATTAACTTGTCTAATTTTGGATTTCGTTTCATTAAGTCTTCATTTGGTTTTGACACACTAACTATTAATCTTCCGGTACTTTGCTCTATTGTTGACGTGACATCTGACAAGTCAACAATTTCTGATGCAACGTCATCAGTATTTTACTATGTCATGTTAACAACTGAACCAAAATATTCTAAAATTAACATTTAGTGTACTGAAACCAAACTACGAAAATTTAGTggatcaaaattcaaaattgaaataaataaaaacccgTCTCAACTAAAAATTATTGAGCACGTTAATGAAGTGCGAGTTAAAGCCTGATATTCCTTGTATCGATAACTGATTAGGCAGTTTCCTCACATTTTGTCTGATCAATGAAAATTTAAGTACACGAATCATGATACATcaacaaataaattaaacaaacaATTAATTCTAGTTCTTTTCATTCTTCAATTCCACGAGAAACACATCTAAATAtgcactcacacacacacacacaacaacAACATGTTCGATTATTCGCGACCCTATTTCGGTATTTTCTTGGACAAGGCGTAGACGGACAGCAAAACAAGCAGCACAAGCACGATGGATCCGAACAAGGAGACCGCCACAGAAGCTCCAATGTGCCTGCAGAACTTATCGTATATGTTGCAGACTTTCATCCAGCCAGCATGGGAGTTGCCCTTCAAACCTATGTAAGCTACCGCAGCGGCAGCTCCAGTTGCTGAAGCCACAATTCCTAACATCAGCTGCAAACCAAAACATCTTCAAATTTGGTGCATTCATTCATTTCCAAGAATTTTTGAGCATCGATCTCATCAAGAAAATAACTAGTAAATGTAACAAAAATAATTACCACGTCGAGTATGACAAAATGAGACAGTGCTTTTGTAAAGCAGCCAGGCTTGAGAAGGGAGCAGAAGGATATCAGAGTGGAGATGATGGCATAGAAACCTGTAACTGAGAGTGCTGCTACAAAGTATCTGCATTCATAATAGTATATTTATAAATTAGTGTTACCATAATTTAATCGTTATTGTggactttttaaaataaaataagaagaATTAgacacattttttaaaaaattatatttaaaatctcATTGCTTGACAACCGCAATGTTATAGAAACAGTAGATATTCCGTCAGATACAAAAAAGATACAAAGATGGACATTTATCAGTATATGCAGGGTAAACcccatataaatatataaatatgcgATGCACTATCAAAATAATGTCCCAAGAGCGTTTAGAAACGGCCGGTCTGCCACTGCGACTGCGATTACGACTACGCCGATTCCGACTCATGGCTTTGTGTGTGTCAAATATATGCACCCAAAAATATCGAAGTTTCAGTAAGTCCGAAGTTTACTGAAACTTCGGACTTACTGAATTGATTGAAGCTTGGCTATTATTGTagagtaggttttttgtgagaaggtctcacaaatctttatctgtgagacgggtcaacagatatttataataaaaagtaatactcttagcgtaaaaagtaatattttttatggctgacccaaataagagatccgtctcacaaaatacgacccatgagaccgtctcacataatttttttccatatttatattgaaatttattattttatggacCGTAGAAAGAATACAGGTAGGTAATAAATGATCATACAGTTGAACTGGATACATAGCCTTATATAAAATTAAGtatatattgtaaaataaattaattcatgaAACAAGCGAGATGTAACTttaattgaaataattttaaattcaaaacaaaataataacatttattatttaattaaacagCTGGACTCAATTAGCTACGTAAACTTGTATCTTAAGAAATGGTAAAGTGGCTTTGCAGTTTGAATAAGTCAGAAATTTCGCGATGCTTTTGTGGATTTATCCCTCCATTAATGACTTTTCTGCACAGTAACTAATCAAATTATTGAAGGTCAGAATCTAAACTTTTTCATCAGttgaaatttcaaatttgtatcATGCATCTTTAAGGgtgatttattatattataacttcaaaaatactgaaatctacggttttttttttaaataaattataaagtgGCGTGTgctgtgtgtgtatatatatatatatatatatatatatatatatatatatatatatatatatatatagatgatcGTGCGCGCGCGAATATAAAATTGAGGTGtcacttatttaattgatatgataaaacatatcaaaatttttatCTATTAGATGAGCACTATATCATGATTGATGCATATATATACACGATTAGtgaacaatatatcaaaactaTGTATATCATAAATAGATATTTCGATTGTTCTAATatttaattagaatatgataacTCTAGAGCACTCTTACCACttcttgaatattttaataGAAATTGTGAAACAAATTATTATGTCCAGCTGTCTAAATCCATTTGATAAAATCAATGATTGGGTTCATAAGAGGAGATGGACACAAGTCAGATACGCAACAGagaatttgaaaataaaaattgagtAACATATTTTTGTTAATGACTAAATTAAGGAAAAAGTGGATTTTCGTTAATGACTAAATTAAGGAAAAAGTGGGTTTTTGATCTCGAATAATATGGACGAAGAAAAAATAATCATCTTGTCTAGAAATGTCTAATTTTAACAAGAAATTGAGAGCCGTTTTcctttaaattttaaaagttgatCCAAATGATTTTAAGCTCAACAGACGAAAATGGTAAACATCTGATATGATTTcgacaaattttcaaaatcatcataCAATTTTTCATATATGTTGCatgtggtatatatatatatatatatatatatatatatatatatatatatatatatatatatatatatatatatatatatatagtgcaaAAGACTTACATATAAGCTGGGGACTGATTAAATTTCGCATCCCTTGAAGCCATTGGAAATGGAGGAAATGGCGAAATCGGGACAATCTTCGTTTGCTTGCTGGTAACAATGACCAACACAGCCACAAGTGCCGAAGCAAACAACAAGAATCTCAACACAACTTCAAGCAATGCAAAGTACTTGGTCGGCACCGCATCCCCCGAAGTTTTCGCCTCCGGTGGTGGCGCCGCCTTCTCGGTCGTCGCTGTGGTGGCCATGGAAATATTtgtgggttttttttttctcttttcctTTCTGAGTTGTTTCACCCTAAATTTAGTTGGATAATGTAAAGTTAGTGTGAAAGATTTTTAACGAATATGGGATAAGAGTACATGTGTATTATATATAATGGGATATGTTGTGTTGATTTAATTGGTTTAGAGTTTTCTACACGCCAAGCTAATGTTTTAAATGAATATAATATGTTGAtttcattttaaatttgatAGGTATTTTTTTTAGTAGGTTTCTTTTaatatcataatctgtgagacgggtcaatcatactcatattcacaataaaaaataatactcttagcataaaaagtaatacattttcatgggtgacccaaataagagatacgtatcacaaatacgacccgtgagaccgtctcacacaagtttttgtcttgatACGGTATCAAGAATCTTTATATTGATACGcatcaatcctatcgatattcacaataaaaagtagtactttcagaataaaaagtgatattttttcatggataacccaaataagagatctgtctcacaaaatacgacgcGTGAGACTGtcccacacaagtttttgttttttttacaaTTCTTTTGGATTAGGAAGTGTGAAATGTTAGtctaattgaattaattttttgatattagagtatctttcaaacatatttttttaaaaattgactTATCTTGAATATGAATTGGTACATTTGATATTGTTTTGCCAGTCAGTCAAGTATTTGAAACAAAATATGTcaaaaaataatcttccttcctaAGTTTGGTATATTTTGATTgctttataattaattatttgaagaGAAAATAAACGGAACTAAACCGAAGAtatcttcctttttttttttaatttttagtttggagtgagtctcatgtgagaccgtctcacggatcataatctgtgagacgagtcaactctacccacaataaaaagtaatagtcttagcataaaaagtgatactttttcatgagtgacccaaataagagatccgtctcacaaataatacccgtgagaccgtctcacataaatttttgccttTAGTTTGGGGAATGTTTGTTATGATCGGATTTCAAATCCGAAATTTTGTCTTAAATTTAAGAACTTGATGATGATCATGGCAGATAGgataaaaatattcatttgtTTGGCCATTTCTTGTACTcctttaaaatttaattgataGGGTAGTTCAATTTTAACCCTTAGATATAATTAATGATTACTTAACGCTagtattaataaaattaatctaTTCATTATCATTATGATCCTTCAAACGAAGAAGTTAACTAagcatatattttaataatacatCACAATTTACGATGTAATAATTAGGTACAAAATTTTATGATcatatctttttaaaaaaattgaatatagTTGTCTCGTTCAAAGGAATCTGAATATTTTGGACTTAATTTCATAAATGAATATTTAATGCgtattatataattatatatataatattaaatatctTCGAGGGAAAAAAATTGTTTACGAGACTCAATTTGGGCCCAATATTAGCTGTCTCGATATGGTCCAACATCAGTTAATGCCATTGCCAGCGGCGCCAGCAACAATAGATAAGGGACACGAATTTGCTgtctaattaattattaatttttttattatcaagTGTATATGAAATAAACATATTTCTTATTCTATTGTTTAACTAACTTGTGGACAAGACAACTAATCAAACCTAACCGATGTAATTGTAGGGAAGACCTTGTAAGTATACTACGTAAATCTCACGAATCTCAATTTTTCTTAGAGTGAAtttcatatgagaccgtctcacggatcttaatctgtgagacgagccgaccctaacgatattcacaataaaaattaatactcttagcatgaacagtaatattttttcattgattacccaaataagatatctgtctcactaatacaacccgtgagaccgtctcacacaagtttttgcctttttctTATTagatttttatgttaatatcAAAACTTGAACCTGACTCAACCCTAAAAGCTAGCTCATAGGGTAAGAATTGTCCAGCTCCATATATGCAACTCCCAGAGATTTTATCCAACCAATGTGAGACAACTAACACACCCTTCTCATGCTCATGAATGAGCATCTGGAGTGTGTAGTTTACAAATAATACAACTATGGGCAGAATGGATGACCCAACTATAGAGAGTTCAACACATAACAGTTGAACTTGAgttctgataccatgttaagattgagacTTGAACCTAACTCAACCTCAAAATCTAGCTCTATGAGAGAGGATTGTTCAAGTCCATATATGAAACTCCCATGAGTTTTATTCAACCGATGTGGAACAACTAACACACCCTCTCACGCATAGGAATGGAtgtctggagcgtggagtttacaaatgacccaattatgagCAGAACGAATGACCCAATTATAGGTAGTACTACATAATGGTAGAACCTAGTGCTCTGATATCATGTTAAAATTGAGATTTGGATCTAACTCAACTCCAAAAGCTAGATCAAGCGGGGAGGATTGTCCATATCCATATATGCAACTCCAAAAAACTCTATTAGACCATTGTGGAGAATCTTAACACACTATCTCAACTCTCATTAATGAACATTTGGAGCGTGAAGTTATAatccaattatgggcagaaaaGATGGCTCAACTGTGGACACTGTCAACAAACTGATGGTGGGTCTAAGATCTGATACCTTGTTAAGATTGAGATTAAGATCTAATTCAACCGCCAAAAGCTAGCTCTAGTGAGAAGATTGTCCAAGTCCATATATGCAACTCTCAGGAACTCTGTCCAACCGATGCGAGACATCTTAAAAGCTAGTTCTTGTGGTTGAGTTAAGTCTAAATCTCAATCTTAACATTCTATATTTGTTTCTTCGTGATTTTTGTTATTCATATTGTTAAATTTCAGTCCTTAGTCTTGATTTTTCAGTTAATGgaaattttattcatttttcatTATAGGCGGTGTTGTCGCATATCACATGTTATCGTCATGCCACATCAGAAAAATGGTAAAAATTggccaaaaaaaaaacaaattgatATCATATTAAAACTTAAATTTGATATAATCGAGATCAAAtcaaaaaaacatatataaataacAAAAGTTGTGATGTTTCATATCTATTAGATAACAAATTGGGTTTTTTAATTTACTTATTTTTATTTagtttgaaaattttggaaTTTATTCTATATTCTTATCTCTATTATACTTTTTTCTCCTATTATCAGCTCAGTTATATTTCCTTATTATTTTTCCTATTTTTTCGTTTGATCACccttttattat contains:
- the LOC140829716 gene encoding CASP-like protein 1, with the protein product MATTATTEKAAPPPEAKTSGDAVPTKYFALLEVVLRFLLFASALVAVLVIVTSKQTKIVPISPFPPFPMASRDAKFNQSPAYIYFVAALSVTGFYAIISTLISFCSLLKPGCFTKALSHFVILDVLMLGIVASATGAAAAVAYIGLKGNSHAGWMKVCNIYDKFCRHIGASVAVSLFGSIVLVLLVLLSVYALSKKIPK